In Corythoichthys intestinalis isolate RoL2023-P3 chromosome 11, ASM3026506v1, whole genome shotgun sequence, a single genomic region encodes these proteins:
- the si:zfos-741a10.3 gene encoding uncharacterized protein si:zfos-741a10.3, which translates to MEEAYILLLLFGGTAYAFLPPGDSICNGNQEKSHCSVTLGGSVYIQVMPNVSGHRLNCKKLLPSGPILVFAVKKEKLVIQKDFRSRTQFFINNGTLKISSVEKIDSGKYTVEVFDSSGHCVKIIEVELDVQENRFSILIPVCSALAALLVIVVLSCCVYKKMRCNRKSGSSKSRKKGSSKSRKKETTVEYWKTSDRMEDSFQHGLN; encoded by the exons ATGGAGGAGGCTtacattcttcttcttctctttGGTGGAACCGCATATG CTTTCCTTCCTCCAGGTGATTCTATATGCAATGGCAACCAGGAGAAGTCTCATTGCTCTGTCACTCTTGGAGGATCCGTTTACATCCAAGTGATGCCAAACGTGAGTGGCCATCGGCTGAATTGTAAGAAACTGCTTCCCAGCGGACCCATTCTTGTATTTGCggtgaaaaaagaaaagctgGTGATACAGAAAGACTTCAGGAGCAGAACACAGTTCTTCATTAACAATGGGACTTTAAAAATTTCCAGTGTTGAGAAGATTGACTCAGGGAAATATACTGTGGAAGTCTTTGATTCCAGTGGGcactgtgtcaaaatcattgaaGTAGAACTGGATGTTCAGG AAAACCGTTTTTCCATCCTCATTCCGGTTTGTTCTGCACTGGCTGCTTTACTGGTAATTGTGGTCTTGTCTTGTTGCGTGTACAAGAAAATGAGGTGTAACAGGAAGTCAG GTTCGAGTAAATCCAGGAAAAAAGGGTCTAGTAAATCCAGGAAAAAAGAGACTACAGTAGAATATTGGAAAACAAGTGATCGTATGGAGGACTCTTTTCAACATGGACTGAATTAA
- the arsia gene encoding arylsulfatase I: protein MATTALTGLSVMSLLSLGYLTWDLNGPNQVEKEPGQTFGGGSLGTKPHIIFIMTDDQGFNDIGYHSSDIKTPVLDKLAADGVKLENYYIQPICTPSRSQLITGRYQIHTGLQHSIIRPRQPNCLPFNHITLPQRLQELGYSTHMVGKWHLGFYKKECLPTRRGFDTYFGSLTGSVNYYTYKSCDGPGMCGFDLHEGETIAWDQRGKYSTHLYTQRVRKILARHDPYSQPLFIYLSFQAVHTPLQSPQEYIYPYRGLGNVPRRKYAAMVSVVDEAVRNITYALRIYGYYQNTVIIFSTDNGGQPLSGGNNWPLRGRKGTYWEGGVRGLGFVHSPLLRKKRRVSKALVHITDWYPTLVGLAGGNESFTKGVDGFDVWGAISEGKESPRLEILHNIDPLYNRARSGSLQKGHGIWNTAVQASIRAGDWKLLTGDPGYGDWTPPQMLPSFPASWWNLERHTEPTKSVWLFNISGDPNERFDLAEQRPDVVKELLARLVYYNRTAVPVRYPSEDPRADPSLNGGAWVPWVRDEEEDSWDTFYPKKNKRDWKKKLKLSHSRSFFRRLNTRIMSNRI from the exons ATGGCTACAACAGCACTCACTGGATTATCTGTGATGAGCCTTCTCAGCCTTGGATACCTCACCTGGGATTTGAATGGTCCTAACCAGGTGGAGAAAGAGCCAGGTCAGACTTTTGGTGGAGGGTCTCTTGGTACAAAGCCTCACATCATCTTCATCATGACAGATGATCAGGGATTCAACGATATAGGCTATCACAGCTCAGATATAAAGACACCCGTGCTGGATAAACTGGCTGCTGATGGAGTGAAACTGGAAAATTATTACATCCAGCCCATCTGCACCCCATCCCGAAGCCAACTCATCACCGGGAG GTACCAGATTCACACTGGCCTCCAGCACTCCATCATCCGACCCCGTCAGCCGAACTGTCTACCATTTAACCATATCACTCTCCCCCAGAGACTGCAGGAGCTTGGCTACTCCACCCACATGGTGGGCAAATGGCACTTGGGCTTTTACAAGAAAGAGTGTCTACCAACACGACGTGGCTTTGACACATATTTTGGCTCGCTGACCGGTAGTGTCAACTACTATACCTACAAATCCTGCGACGGTCCAGGCATGTGTGGTTTTGATCTCCACGAAGGAGAGACAATAGCCTGGGATCAGAGGGGAAAATACTCCACCCATTTGTACACACAGAGGGTCCGTAAAATCCTGGCAAGACACGATCCCTATTCTCAGCCACTCTTTATCTACCTTTCTTTTCAAGCAGTTCACACGCCCTTACAGTCCCCACAGGAGTATATCTATCCATACCGTGGATTGGGCAACGTCCCACGAAGGAAGTATGCTGCTATGGTCTCTGTGGTGGATGAGGCGGTTCGGAATATAACATATGCCCTCCGTATATATGGCTACTACCAAAACACCGTCATCATCTTTTCCACAGATAACGGCGGACAACCATTGTCTGGTGGCAATAATTGGCCACTTCGGGGGCGTAAAGGCACTTACTGGGAAGGTGGTGTCAGAGGCTTGGGATTCGTCCATAGTCCTCTTTTGAGAAAGAAGAGGAGAGTAAGTAAAGCCTTGGTGCATATCACTGACTGGTATCCAACACTGGTAGGCCTGGCAGGTGGCAATGAGTCCTTTACTAAAGGTGTGGATGGATTTGATGTTTGGGGAGCCATTAGTGAAGGGAAGGAGTCCCCCAGATTAGAAATCTTACACAACATTGACCCTCTCTATAACCGTGCTCGCAGTGGCTCCCTGCAGAAGGGACACGGGATTTGGAACACGGCCGTGCAGGCCTCTATTCGAGCTGGAGATTGGAAATTGTTGACAGGAGATCCTGGTTACGGAGACTGGACACCGCCGCAGATGCTTCCAAGCTTCCCTGCCAGCTGGTGGAACCTTGAGAGGCACACTGAACCTACGAAGTCAGTATGGCTTTTCAACATATCCGGAGACCCCAATGAACGTTTTGACCTCGCTGAGCAGAGGCCAGATGTGGTCAAAGAGCTGTTGGCGAGACTGGTGTACTACAATCGTACGGCCGTCCCGGTACGGTATCCATCAGAGGACCCGCGGGCTGACCCTAGCCTGAACGGTGGTGCCTGGGTTCCTTGGGTTCGAGATGAGGAAGAGGACAGCTGGGACACATTTTATCCTAAGAAGAATAAAAGGGACTGGAAGAAGAAGCTGAAACTGTCTCATAGCCGATCGTTTTTCAGGAGACTCAACACGAGGATCATGTCAAACAGGATATGA
- the LOC130924401 gene encoding tigger transposable element-derived protein 1-like: protein MGPKKTPPQATIKPKKTLKKITIEQKKEIIGKHERGVRMCDLASQYQYAKSTIATILKNKEAIKGACVAKGVSVLSKQRSQAIEEVEKLLLIWINEKQLAGDSVSESIIAEKARQLHSDIIKRQPGSSSSIDDFKASHGWFEKFKGRTGIHSVIRHGEAASSDNKAAEAYKESFLKMVEEEGYVPHQVFNADETGLFWKKMPNRTFITQEEKSVPGHKPMKDRLTLLMCANASGDCKIKPMLVYHSENPRAFKKNQVVKSKLPVMWKSNTKAWVTRLLFMDWMHDVFAPSVRKYLEEKGLPVKCLLLLDNAPAHPPSLEEELQGDLEFIKVKFLPPNTTPLLQPMDQQVIASFKKLYTKALFTRCFHVTNDTDLSLRDYWRDHFNVYHCVQLIEKAWHDVTFRTLKAAWKKLWPTCILERDLEGFDPRDSVVVNDIVSMGQNMGLQLDADDVEELVADHNEVLNTEDLIRLQEEKQKEAIQELSSEDEEEMAAASSESIKTMLAKWSDVQAFIEQYHSEKTVAMRIINMMNDNVMLQFRKTLQLRKQQVSIKRFLVSKKDKESPSKKQRRQATPEERYQAECL from the exons atgggaccgaaaaagaccccaccacaggcaACTATTAAGCCTAAGAAGACGCTAAAGAAAATTACAATTGAGCAGAAGAAGGAGATAATTGGTAAACACGAACGAGGTGTACGTATGTGTGACTTAGCATCCCAGTACCAGTATGCTAAGTCAACCATTGCTACCATCCTTAAGAACAAGGAAGCTATTAAGGGTGCGTGTGTGGCTAAAGGTGTTTCTGTGTTGTCTAAGCAACGGTCTCAGGCAATAGAAGAAGTTGAAAaacttctgttgatttggattaATGAAAAGCAGCTAGCAGGGGACAGTGTGAGTGAGAGTATTATCGCCGAGAAAGCACGGCAACTTCATTCGGATATCATCAAGAGGCAACCTGGAAGTTCGTCATCCATTGATGATTTCAAGGCTAGCCACGGGTGGTTCGAGAAGTTTAAGGGTCGTACAGGGATTCATAGTGTCATTCGTCATGGTGAGGCAGCCAGTTCTGACAATAAAGCTGCCGAAGCTTACAAGGAATCATTCCTCAAGATGGTGGAAGAAGAAGGCTACGTTCCTCATCAAGTGTTTAATGCTGATGAAACCGGCCTTTTTTGGAAAAAGATGCCTAACCGGACTTTCATTACACAGGAAGAGAAGTCCGTCCCTGGGCATAAGCCAATGAAAGATAGGCTAACCCTCCTGATGTGCGCCAATGCCAGTGGCGACTGTAAGATAAAACCAATGTTGGTTTATCACTCAGAAAACCCAAGGGCCTTCAAGAAAAACCAGGTGGTTAAATCCAAGCTTCCTGTAATGTGGAAGTCCAACACCAAAGCTTGGGTTACTCGTCTCCTGTTTATGGACTGGATGCATGATGTTTTCGCTCCTTCAGTGAGGAAATATCTCGAGGAGAAAGGGCTCCCTGTCAAGTGTCTTCTTCTCCTTGACAATGCCCCAGCGCATCCACCAAGTTTGGAGGAGGAACTTCAAGGTGATCTTGAATTCATCAAGGTCAAATTCCTCCCTCCCAACACAACCCCCCTCCTGCAGCCCATGGACCAGCAAGTGATCGCAAGTTTTAAGAAGCTTTACACTAAGGCTTTATTTACTCGGTGCTTTCACGTGACCAATGACACCGACCTATCCCTTAGGGATTATTGGAGGGACCATTTCAATGTGTATCATTGTGTTCAACTGATAGAAAAGGCTTGGCATGATGTTACCTTTCGAACCTTGAAAGCAGCATGGAAGAAGTTGTGGCCCACATGCATCCTTGAGAGGGACTTAGAAGGATTTGATCCTCGAGACTCTGTTGTTGTGAACGACATTGTTTCCATGGGACAGAACATGGGACTCCAATTGGATGCAGATGACGTCGAGGAGCTTGTTGCTGACCATAATGAGGTCCTCAACACAGAGGATTTGATTCGCCTTCAAGAGGAGAAGCAGAAGGAAGCCATTCAGGAGTTGTCATCTGAGGACGAGGAGGAGATGGCTGCAGCATCAAGTGAGAGCATCAAGACCATGTTAGCTAAGTGGAGTGATGTGCAGGCTTTTATCGAACAGTACCATTCAGAAAAGACTGTGGCTATGAGAATCATCAACATGATGAATGATAATGTGATGCTTCAGTTTCGTAAGACCCTACAACTCAGAAAGCAACAGGTGTCAATTAAGAGGTTTTTAGTCAGCAAAAAGGATAAAGAGTCTCCTTCTAAGAAGCAAAGAAGACAAGCCACACCGGAG GAGCGGTACCAGGCCGAATGCCTGTGA